The Verrucomicrobiota bacterium genome includes a region encoding these proteins:
- the carB gene encoding carbamoyl-phosphate synthase large subunit — MPKDQSIQKILVIGSGPIVIGQGCEFDYSGVQACKALKEEGYQVVLVNSNPATIMTDPEFADRTYIEPITPTIVERIIEKEKPDALLPTLGGQTALNTSMKLWHSGVLKKQAVRMIGAKADAIEKGEDRQIFKDLMLEIGLDIPVSETAHSMEEALGVAERIGRFPLIIRPAYTLGGSGGGIAYNREEYETIVARGLDLSPTTEVLVEESLLGWKEYEMEVMRDHADNCVVICSIENLDPMGVHTGDSITVAPAQTLTDREYQIMRDASFAIIRAVGVETGGSNIQFSVNPENGRMIVIEMNPRVSRSSALASKATGFPIAKIAAKLAVGYTLDELPNDITKETPASFEPTIDYVVTKLPRFTFEKFKEADPTLTTQMKAVGEAMAIGRTFKESLQKALRSLETGRFGLLGDGKDPQAPDRELIRRQLTIPNAERIFWLGIAFEQGFTVEDIFEATAIDRWFLRHIQEIVQANKDLASLDLRRAKKLGFSDRQLAHARGQKGPEGEIAIREERKAAGIVPTYRLVDTCAAEFEAYTPYYYSTHNGIENEARGGDKKKIMILGGGPNRIGQGIEFDYCCVHASFALKELGYETIMVNSNPETVSTDYDTSDKLYFEPLTLEDVLNICDQEQPEGVIVQFGGQTPLNLAADLQKNGVPIIGTSPENIDLAEDRKHFNALLDKLGLQQAPAGTAVSEEEALAIANRITYPVLVRPSFVLGGRAMMIVYHDQELKTYMREAVEASPDKPILIDKFLDHATEIDVDLISDGTTTVIGAIMEHVEQAGIHSGDSACIIPAPSLSEAMKEEIRTAARGMAQEFGVIGLMNIQFAVKDEQLYVIEANPRASRTIPFVSKAIGIPLAKLASQIMVGKTLPELGFTQEVTPKQYNVKEAVFPFSRFPGIDIILGPEMKATGEVMGLDPDLGMAYAKSQLAAGNALPTSGTVFISVRDRDKPAMLPIAQELHELGFKIIATSGTQKALQANNIPSQPVKKVMEGRPNIVDAIKNGEIAFLINTPKSQESLADEKIIRSSAIQFHVAHCTNLTSALASTKAIRALQSGTITVTPLQEYHR, encoded by the coding sequence ATGCCCAAAGACCAAAGCATTCAGAAAATCCTCGTGATCGGCTCCGGGCCGATCGTCATTGGCCAAGGATGTGAATTTGACTACTCGGGCGTCCAGGCCTGCAAAGCGCTCAAAGAAGAAGGCTACCAAGTCGTGCTGGTGAACTCGAACCCGGCCACCATCATGACCGACCCCGAGTTCGCGGACCGGACCTACATCGAGCCGATCACCCCCACCATCGTCGAGCGGATCATCGAAAAGGAAAAACCGGACGCCCTCCTCCCCACCCTCGGCGGCCAGACCGCTCTCAACACCTCCATGAAGCTCTGGCACAGCGGCGTGCTCAAAAAACAGGCCGTGCGCATGATCGGCGCCAAGGCGGACGCCATCGAAAAAGGGGAAGACCGGCAAATCTTCAAAGACCTCATGCTCGAAATCGGCCTCGACATACCCGTCTCCGAAACGGCCCACAGCATGGAAGAAGCCCTCGGCGTCGCGGAGCGCATCGGTCGCTTTCCGCTCATCATCCGCCCCGCCTACACCCTCGGAGGGAGCGGCGGCGGCATCGCATACAATCGCGAAGAATACGAAACCATCGTCGCTCGCGGGCTCGACCTCTCGCCCACCACCGAAGTCCTCGTCGAAGAATCGCTCCTCGGATGGAAAGAATATGAAATGGAGGTCATGCGGGACCATGCGGACAACTGCGTCGTCATCTGCTCCATCGAAAACCTCGACCCCATGGGCGTCCACACGGGCGACTCCATCACCGTCGCCCCCGCGCAGACCCTGACCGACCGCGAATACCAAATCATGCGGGACGCCTCCTTCGCCATCATTCGGGCCGTGGGAGTGGAAACCGGCGGCTCGAACATCCAATTCTCCGTCAATCCCGAGAACGGCCGCATGATCGTCATCGAAATGAACCCGCGCGTCAGCCGCTCCTCCGCCCTCGCGTCCAAGGCCACCGGCTTCCCGATCGCGAAAATCGCCGCCAAGCTGGCCGTCGGCTACACCCTCGACGAACTCCCGAACGACATCACCAAAGAAACCCCCGCCAGCTTCGAGCCGACCATCGACTACGTCGTCACCAAGCTCCCGCGCTTCACCTTCGAAAAATTCAAAGAAGCCGACCCCACCCTCACCACCCAGATGAAAGCCGTCGGCGAAGCCATGGCCATCGGCCGGACCTTCAAAGAAAGCTTACAAAAAGCCCTCCGCTCCCTCGAAACCGGCCGCTTCGGCCTCCTGGGCGATGGCAAGGACCCCCAAGCGCCGGACCGCGAACTCATCCGGCGCCAACTCACCATCCCGAATGCCGAGCGCATCTTCTGGCTCGGCATCGCCTTCGAACAGGGCTTCACCGTGGAAGACATCTTTGAGGCCACCGCCATCGACCGCTGGTTCCTCCGCCACATCCAAGAAATCGTCCAAGCGAACAAGGACTTGGCCAGCCTCGACCTCAGGCGGGCGAAAAAACTCGGCTTCAGCGATCGCCAGCTCGCCCACGCCCGCGGGCAGAAAGGACCCGAAGGAGAAATCGCGATCCGCGAAGAGCGCAAAGCCGCCGGCATCGTCCCCACCTACCGGCTCGTCGACACCTGCGCCGCCGAATTCGAAGCCTACACCCCCTACTACTACTCCACCCACAACGGCATCGAAAACGAAGCCCGTGGTGGCGACAAGAAAAAGATCATGATCCTCGGTGGAGGCCCCAACCGCATCGGCCAAGGCATCGAATTCGACTACTGCTGCGTCCACGCCTCCTTCGCGCTCAAAGAACTGGGCTACGAAACCATCATGGTCAACAGCAACCCCGAAACCGTCTCGACCGACTACGACACCTCCGACAAACTCTACTTCGAACCCCTCACCCTGGAAGACGTCCTCAACATCTGCGATCAAGAACAGCCCGAAGGCGTCATCGTCCAATTCGGCGGCCAAACGCCCCTCAACCTCGCGGCCGACCTCCAGAAAAACGGCGTCCCCATCATTGGCACCAGCCCGGAAAACATCGACCTCGCCGAAGACCGCAAACACTTCAACGCCCTCCTGGACAAGCTCGGCCTCCAACAAGCCCCCGCCGGCACCGCCGTCAGCGAAGAAGAAGCCCTCGCCATCGCCAACCGCATCACCTACCCCGTCCTCGTGCGACCCAGCTTCGTCCTCGGCGGACGCGCCATGATGATCGTCTACCACGATCAGGAGCTCAAAACCTACATGCGCGAAGCCGTGGAAGCCTCGCCCGACAAGCCCATCCTGATCGACAAATTCCTCGACCACGCCACCGAAATCGACGTCGACCTCATCTCCGACGGCACCACCACCGTCATCGGCGCCATCATGGAACACGTCGAACAAGCCGGCATCCACTCCGGGGACAGCGCCTGCATCATCCCCGCCCCCAGCCTGAGCGAAGCCATGAAAGAAGAAATCCGGACCGCCGCCCGCGGCATGGCCCAGGAATTCGGCGTCATCGGCCTCATGAACATCCAGTTCGCCGTCAAAGACGAACAGCTCTACGTCATCGAAGCCAACCCCCGCGCCTCCCGCACCATCCCCTTCGTCAGCAAAGCCATCGGCATCCCCCTCGCCAAGCTCGCCTCCCAAATCATGGTCGGCAAAACGCTGCCAGAGCTAGGCTTCACCCAAGAAGTCACGCCCAAGCAATACAACGTCAAAGAAGCCGTCTTCCCCTTCAGTCGCTTCCCCGGCATCGACATCATCCTCGGCCCCGAAATGAAAGCCACCGGGGAAGTCATGGGCCTCGACCCCGACCTCGGCATGGCCTACGCCAAAAGCCAGCTGGCCGCCGGCAACGCCCTCCCCACCAGCGGCACCGTCTTCATCAGCGTGCGCGACCGGGACAAACCCGCCATGCTCCCGATCGCCCAAGAACTGCACGAACTCGGCTTCAAAATCATCGCTACCAGCGGCACCCAAAAAGCGCTCCAAGCCAACAACATCCCGAGCCAGCCAGTCAAAAAAGTCATGGAAGGCCGACCCAACATCGTGGACGCCATCAAAAACGGAGAAATCGCGTTCTTGATCAACACCCCGAAGAGCCAGGAAAGCCTGGCCGACGAAAAAATCATCCGCAGCAGCGCCATCCAATTCCACGTCGCCCACTGCACGAACCTCACGAGCGCCCTCGCCAGCACCAAAGCCATCCGAGCCCTCCAAAGCGGCACCATCACCGTCACCCCCCTGCAAGAATATCACAGATAG
- a CDS encoding ABC transporter permease: protein MGAALTNAIAGIGRSLFNFPRYFAQLAELFRETLFSLFSGQARLRLISRQIIQIGVSSQLVVIVTGAFTGAVLTAQTYFQFAEVGLETAVGGVVGVGMARELAPVLAGLMVAGRVGASMAAEIGTMKVTEQIDALRALSVHPVDHLVTPRFVAMMISMPILVAESLAFGVLFCWIMAVPVYGISEAWFFKHMLAYAGLPDLSFSLVKGFFFGIIIVIVSCHQGLRVNDGAVGVGNNTTKAVVFSSLLLLISNFFLTLILNIFFPGGFKGGA from the coding sequence ATGGGCGCCGCTCTCACCAACGCGATCGCGGGGATAGGTCGATCCTTGTTCAATTTTCCCCGTTACTTTGCGCAGCTCGCCGAGCTGTTTCGCGAGACGCTTTTCTCTTTGTTCTCCGGGCAGGCGCGGCTCCGGCTGATTTCCCGGCAGATCATTCAAATCGGTGTGAGTTCCCAGTTGGTGGTGATCGTGACCGGGGCCTTCACCGGGGCGGTCTTGACGGCTCAAACCTATTTTCAGTTTGCCGAGGTCGGCTTGGAGACGGCGGTGGGTGGGGTGGTGGGGGTGGGGATGGCGCGAGAGCTGGCGCCGGTGCTGGCCGGGCTGATGGTGGCGGGTCGGGTCGGCGCGTCGATGGCGGCGGAGATCGGCACCATGAAGGTGACCGAGCAGATCGATGCGCTGCGGGCGCTTTCGGTCCATCCGGTGGATCACTTGGTGACGCCGCGCTTTGTGGCCATGATGATTTCCATGCCCATTTTGGTGGCGGAGTCGCTGGCCTTCGGGGTGCTTTTCTGCTGGATTATGGCGGTCCCGGTGTATGGCATTAGTGAGGCTTGGTTCTTCAAGCATATGTTGGCGTATGCGGGTTTGCCGGACTTGAGTTTCAGCTTGGTGAAGGGCTTCTTTTTTGGAATCATCATTGTGATCGTGTCTTGTCACCAAGGCTTGCGGGTGAATGACGGGGCGGTGGGGGTCGGCAACAACACCACCAAGGCGGTCGTGTTCTCCAGTCTGCTGCTCCTGATCAGCAATTTTTTCCTGACGCTGATTCTCAACATTTTTTTCCCAGGGGGGTTCAAGGGCGGGGCATGA
- a CDS encoding ATP-binding cassette domain-containing protein produces the protein MRAGSLTSAGQAQPARERFLEVTGLRKVLGGREVLRGIDLEVFTGETLVILGRSGGGKSVLLKHLIGLLCPDEGRIEVKGRDLCGLDERKLGPFRRQIGILFQDGALFDSMTVGQNVAFPLREGGLREEGEIERRVMEALKQVELAEHVAKMPNDLSGGMRKRAALARTIITRPDCVLYDEPTAGLDPVVSDSINRLIRDTQRALGGTSIVVTHDMVSARFIADRVAYLKEGRIYFQGTLEELEASSDPVISDFIQGRSRGVA, from the coding sequence ATGAGGGCGGGGTCCTTGACGAGTGCGGGCCAGGCTCAGCCGGCCAGAGAACGGTTTCTGGAGGTGACGGGGCTGCGTAAGGTTTTGGGTGGTCGCGAGGTGCTGCGGGGAATCGATCTCGAGGTTTTCACCGGGGAGACCCTAGTCATTCTGGGCCGAAGTGGTGGCGGCAAGAGTGTGCTGCTCAAGCATCTGATCGGCTTGCTCTGTCCGGATGAGGGACGCATCGAGGTCAAAGGGCGAGATCTCTGCGGTTTGGATGAACGCAAGCTGGGGCCGTTTCGAAGGCAGATCGGCATTCTCTTCCAAGATGGAGCGCTCTTCGATTCGATGACGGTGGGGCAGAATGTGGCCTTTCCTTTGCGAGAAGGGGGTCTCCGCGAGGAAGGGGAGATCGAACGGCGCGTGATGGAGGCGCTCAAGCAGGTGGAACTCGCAGAACACGTGGCCAAGATGCCGAATGATCTCTCTGGTGGGATGCGCAAGCGAGCGGCCCTCGCCCGCACCATCATCACCCGGCCGGATTGCGTGCTCTACGATGAGCCGACTGCGGGTCTCGATCCGGTGGTTTCAGATAGCATCAATCGCCTCATTCGAGACACCCAGCGGGCGCTTGGGGGCACTTCCATCGTGGTGACCCACGATATGGTGAGCGCCCGATTCATCGCGGATCGAGTGGCTTACCTCAAAGAAGGGCGGATTTACTTCCAAGGAACGCTGGAAGAGTTGGAGGCGTCGAGCGATCCCGTGATCTCCGATTTCATCCAGGGCCGTTCTCGCGGCGTGGCCTGA
- a CDS encoding MlaD family protein yields MAIKEQKSELLVGIFLLAGLALLGAIILFFGSAKESFDQTYELKVRFSDATGIIKGSDVRLGGAVVGEVTGLPMLTDDFEAVLVPMQLGGSYRIPEGSSFTIRTTGLLGDSYIQVKAPAPENRQVGRYVAEGATVSGSDEGSIQSIQTKVDTLAAEGVTTLQNINAVVTDVQGASSEIMEAAQSLRVMIERLDSEFISEENVTSLQTSIRNIQESSTKLGPLLERGGQAFEELSGALEEVKPALESFGGGMAKLEAAAGDVALAARDLREGEGLFAALLGDEALRDNVSQFMLNLKERGILRYKDLEEEKPQEKEMPAEDRGLFDWFKRR; encoded by the coding sequence ATGGCGATCAAAGAACAAAAGAGCGAATTGCTGGTGGGGATCTTTCTTTTGGCGGGCTTGGCGCTTTTAGGAGCCATCATCCTTTTCTTCGGGAGCGCCAAGGAGAGCTTTGACCAGACTTATGAACTGAAGGTCCGCTTCAGCGATGCCACCGGGATCATCAAAGGGAGCGATGTGCGTCTGGGCGGAGCGGTCGTGGGGGAGGTCACGGGCTTGCCCATGCTGACTGATGATTTTGAAGCGGTTTTGGTCCCGATGCAGTTGGGGGGCAGCTACCGCATCCCCGAGGGCTCCAGCTTTACCATTCGGACGACCGGTTTGTTAGGGGACAGCTACATCCAGGTCAAGGCGCCGGCCCCGGAGAATCGGCAAGTGGGACGGTATGTGGCCGAGGGCGCGACTGTCTCCGGGAGCGATGAGGGCAGCATTCAGTCCATCCAGACGAAGGTGGATACCCTGGCGGCCGAGGGCGTGACCACTCTCCAAAACATCAATGCGGTGGTGACCGATGTGCAGGGTGCCTCGAGCGAGATCATGGAGGCGGCGCAGTCCCTCCGGGTGATGATAGAGCGGCTGGATAGCGAGTTCATTTCCGAGGAGAATGTGACCTCCCTCCAAACCAGCATTCGCAATATCCAGGAGTCGAGCACCAAGCTGGGGCCCCTTTTGGAACGAGGGGGCCAAGCCTTCGAGGAGCTGAGCGGGGCCCTGGAAGAGGTGAAGCCCGCTTTGGAATCCTTCGGCGGTGGGATGGCCAAGCTGGAGGCGGCCGCCGGGGACGTGGCCTTGGCCGCGCGGGATCTCCGCGAAGGGGAGGGGCTGTTCGCGGCTCTCCTGGGCGACGAGGCTCTTCGCGACAATGTCAGCCAGTTCATGCTCAATCTGAAGGAACGGGGCATTCTCCGCTACAAGGATCTTGAGGAAGAGAAGCCGCAGGAGAAGGAGATGCCTGCCGAGGACAGGGGGCTCTTCGATTGGTTCAAGCGCAGATGA
- a CDS encoding PIN domain-containing protein — protein sequence MNDSSAVHISRAVFLTLCVLMGIFIAYGMAVNVALGGLVGGAFAGLLVLVDASIKNLTFRGFSHATFGLMVGVLCAWVVTRVDLFSVSTFAESGPEAKALYELAVYLALAFLGLTLAVRSNREEFSIIIPYVRFRRDSIQDQPILVDTNVVIDGRIPRICETGFLSGHIIIPRFVLDELHVLSDSPSPLKQERGRTGLDSLKEMQQSKHLSVTIHEERMDREALVDTKLIQLARQLGARILTNDANLGQVAALQGVAVLNLHELSDALRPVVSAGDTLDLTLVKKGKDEHQGVGYLSDGTMIVVNRAADRIGDQVQVVVSSALQTSAGRLIFAELGENAKASSAA from the coding sequence ATGAATGACTCTTCCGCCGTCCACATCAGCCGCGCCGTCTTCCTGACGCTGTGCGTGCTGATGGGAATTTTCATTGCTTACGGGATGGCGGTGAACGTGGCGCTGGGCGGGCTGGTCGGGGGGGCTTTCGCTGGCTTGCTCGTCTTGGTGGACGCTTCCATTAAGAACCTGACCTTCCGAGGATTTTCTCACGCCACCTTTGGCCTGATGGTGGGGGTGCTTTGTGCTTGGGTGGTGACGCGGGTCGATTTGTTCAGCGTGTCGACCTTTGCGGAGTCCGGGCCGGAGGCCAAGGCGCTCTATGAGCTGGCCGTGTATTTGGCCCTCGCGTTTCTGGGGCTGACCTTGGCAGTTCGGAGCAATCGAGAGGAGTTTTCCATCATCATCCCCTATGTGCGCTTTCGCCGGGATTCGATCCAAGACCAGCCGATTTTGGTGGATACCAATGTGGTGATTGATGGGCGGATCCCGCGGATTTGTGAGACAGGTTTCCTGAGCGGTCACATCATCATTCCTCGTTTTGTCTTGGATGAGCTGCACGTTTTGAGCGATTCGCCCTCCCCCCTCAAACAAGAGCGCGGTCGGACAGGCCTTGATAGCTTGAAGGAGATGCAGCAATCCAAGCATCTCAGCGTGACCATTCACGAGGAGCGCATGGACCGGGAGGCGCTGGTGGACACCAAGCTCATCCAATTGGCTCGCCAACTGGGAGCCCGGATTTTGACCAACGATGCCAATCTCGGCCAGGTGGCCGCCCTCCAGGGGGTGGCGGTCTTGAATCTGCATGAACTTTCGGATGCCTTGCGCCCGGTGGTCTCGGCAGGGGACACGCTCGATCTGACCCTCGTCAAGAAGGGCAAGGATGAGCACCAGGGGGTGGGCTACCTTTCCGATGGCACCATGATCGTGGTCAATCGGGCGGCCGACCGCATTGGGGACCAGGTCCAGGTGGTGGTCAGCAGCGCCTTGCAGACTTCGGCCGGCCGCCTGATTTTTGCGGAGTTGGGCGAGAACGCCAAGGCCAGCTCGGCGGCCTAG